The following proteins are encoded in a genomic region of Limosilactobacillus reuteri subsp. reuteri:
- a CDS encoding DUF3042 family protein: MKQLAKGILVGSLATVAAIASGVLTFHKTVIKPAEEEEEKFDQNRRAAIRKGRSAHQL; encoded by the coding sequence ATGAAACAATTAGCAAAAGGTATTTTAGTTGGTAGTTTAGCAACAGTTGCTGCCATTGCTAGCGGGGTTCTTACTTTCCATAAAACTGTCATTAAGCCAGCGGAAGAAGAAGAAGAAAAGTTTGATCAAAACCGTCGAGCTGCTATCCGTAAGGGCCGCTCAGCACACCAACTTTAA
- a CDS encoding rhodanese-like domain-containing protein, whose amino-acid sequence MIVVLGVSSGLMILNTVIIIILLVWIFSWAFQTYRRKRYATVLSQDDFKQGMRKAQVIDLRQENDFKQGHILGARNLPYPYLRQQYGELRKDLPVYLYDEGMTLSTQAAAFLGKHGYNHLYILKDGYRAWDGKTKKSKY is encoded by the coding sequence ATGATCGTGGTACTTGGAGTTAGCTCTGGCTTGATGATTCTTAATACAGTCATTATAATCATCTTGTTAGTATGGATTTTTAGCTGGGCATTTCAGACTTACCGTCGAAAGAGATATGCAACTGTCCTTAGTCAAGATGACTTTAAGCAAGGAATGCGAAAAGCACAGGTTATTGACTTGCGACAAGAAAATGACTTTAAACAAGGTCACATTCTTGGTGCACGTAACTTGCCTTATCCATATCTTCGTCAACAATATGGCGAATTGCGGAAGGACTTGCCGGTTTACTTATATGATGAAGGAATGACATTAAGTACCCAGGCTGCTGCATTTTTAGGTAAGCATGGGTATAACCACCTTTATATTTTAAAAGATGGTTATCGTGCGTGGGACGGTAAGACTAAGAAGTCCAAGTATTAA
- a CDS encoding ROK family glucokinase, producing MAKKLIGVDLGGTTIKFAILTENGEIQQKWSLRTNILDDGSHIVPDIINSINHHLDLYKMSRDQFIGIGMGTPGTIDREKGTVIGAYNLNWKTTQNVKEDIEQGTGMQFALDNDANVAALGERWKGAGNEGDDVAFITLGTGVGGGLISNGKLIHGVVGAGGEVGHMIVKPDGYLCTCGNHGCLEQYASATGIVHIAQDKAEEYEGNSRLKAMIDNGDEITAKIVFDLAKENDYLANTVVDEVCFYLGLATANLSNALNPEYLVIGGGVSAAGEFLLKRVKQNFEKFAFPTVRTSTQLKLAELGNDAGVIGAASLARQFVNAD from the coding sequence ATGGCTAAGAAATTAATTGGTGTTGACCTTGGTGGTACTACTATCAAGTTTGCAATTTTAACGGAGAACGGTGAGATTCAACAAAAGTGGTCTTTACGGACTAACATTTTGGATGATGGTTCACACATTGTGCCAGACATCATTAACTCAATTAATCACCACCTTGATTTATACAAAATGTCTCGAGACCAATTTATTGGAATCGGAATGGGAACTCCCGGAACAATTGACCGTGAAAAGGGAACTGTTATTGGTGCCTACAACTTAAACTGGAAGACAACGCAAAATGTTAAAGAAGACATTGAACAAGGCACTGGGATGCAATTTGCTCTGGATAACGATGCTAACGTTGCCGCACTTGGTGAACGTTGGAAGGGTGCTGGTAATGAAGGTGACGATGTTGCATTTATTACTTTAGGTACCGGTGTTGGTGGTGGACTTATCTCCAATGGTAAGCTTATCCACGGTGTCGTTGGTGCTGGTGGTGAAGTTGGTCACATGATTGTTAAGCCAGATGGATACCTTTGTACTTGTGGAAACCATGGATGTCTTGAACAATATGCATCTGCCACTGGAATTGTTCATATCGCTCAAGATAAAGCGGAAGAATATGAAGGTAACAGTCGTTTGAAGGCAATGATTGATAACGGTGACGAAATTACAGCCAAGATTGTTTTTGACCTTGCTAAGGAAAACGACTACCTTGCTAATACTGTTGTTGATGAAGTTTGCTTCTACCTCGGTTTAGCAACTGCCAACTTAAGTAACGCATTGAACCCTGAATACCTTGTTATCGGTGGTGGAGTTTCCGCAGCTGGTGAATTCCTTTTGAAGCGGGTAAAGCAAAACTTTGAAAAATTTGCCTTCCCAACAGTTCGGACTTCAACTCAATTGAAGTTAGCTGAATTAGGTAATGATGCTGGTGTTATCGGTGCTGCTTCATTAGCTCGTCAGTTTGTAAACGCAGATTAA
- a CDS encoding YqgQ family protein, giving the protein MAIASRNYRTLYDVQQLLKEFNVFVYVGKRLYDIELMAIELDNLYQSGVVDNSTYTKAKIVLRKEHREEQTRIKRGKLY; this is encoded by the coding sequence ATGGCGATCGCCTCAAGAAACTACCGCACACTATACGATGTTCAGCAACTATTAAAAGAATTCAACGTGTTTGTATATGTTGGTAAGCGCCTGTATGATATTGAGTTAATGGCCATTGAGCTTGATAACCTCTATCAATCAGGAGTTGTAGATAATTCAACTTATACAAAAGCAAAGATTGTTTTGCGTAAAGAACATCGTGAAGAACAAACGAGAATTAAAAGGGGTAAACTGTATTAA
- a CDS encoding rhomboid family intramembrane serine protease: protein MRTQGLRLAPVTLTLIIFQVLVYCWLVYAGGSTNTVTLLNMGARSTPLIREGEWWRLVSPVFLHVGLSHLVVNSVTLLYIGRYIEEFFGHWRMVVIYFVSALFGNFTSAVFMPSTISAGASTAIFGLFGAFLMLGVCFRHNVIVRVLSRTFLLFVIINIVMDFFLSGVDLIGHIGGLFGGFFIAFIVGAPMLETVDHLKQFLSGAVLTVSLVILTLELK from the coding sequence ATGCGGACGCAGGGACTAAGATTAGCGCCCGTGACGCTTACCTTAATAATCTTTCAGGTATTAGTTTATTGCTGGTTAGTTTATGCAGGTGGCTCAACTAATACAGTAACCCTCCTGAATATGGGGGCTCGTAGTACGCCCTTAATCAGGGAAGGTGAATGGTGGCGCTTAGTATCACCTGTGTTCCTTCATGTTGGTTTATCACACTTAGTAGTCAATAGCGTTACGCTTTTATATATCGGCCGTTATATTGAAGAATTTTTCGGTCATTGGCGAATGGTAGTCATATACTTTGTCAGTGCGCTTTTTGGTAACTTTACCAGCGCGGTCTTCATGCCATCGACAATTTCAGCTGGTGCTAGTACTGCTATTTTTGGATTATTTGGCGCATTTTTAATGTTAGGCGTTTGTTTTCGCCATAACGTTATTGTTCGCGTCTTAAGTCGTACTTTTTTGTTATTTGTTATTATTAATATTGTGATGGATTTTTTCCTGTCAGGAGTTGACTTGATAGGACATATTGGCGGCCTTTTTGGTGGCTTTTTCATTGCATTTATTGTTGGTGCTCCCATGCTAGAAACTGTTGATCACCTAAAACAGTTTTTAAGTGGAGCTGTATTAACGGTAAGTTTGGTAATTTTGACTCTAGAATTGAAGTGA
- a CDS encoding 5-formyltetrahydrofolate cyclo-ligase has protein sequence MAYSKKELRQAYIARLQQLDLNTRLYEERKLASLLYDQPEWTGAKTIAVTLSQSFEIDTAPIILHARHKGQQIVIPRTLPHRQMEFVELNEDTDFDETSFGILEPHDGKVYSPDEIDLMVVPGVAFTASGNRLGFGGGYYDRYLKNYKGPKVSMALTTQLAEENEWEPEEFDQRIDKVLYLPGI, from the coding sequence ATGGCTTATTCAAAGAAAGAGTTACGACAAGCATATATTGCGCGCCTTCAACAATTAGATTTAAACACCCGTCTTTACGAAGAGCGAAAGTTAGCATCTTTGCTATATGATCAACCTGAATGGACAGGGGCTAAGACAATTGCTGTTACTTTAAGTCAATCTTTTGAAATTGATACTGCACCTATTATCCTTCATGCGCGTCATAAGGGCCAACAGATTGTTATTCCACGGACGTTGCCTCATCGTCAAATGGAATTTGTTGAATTAAATGAGGATACCGATTTCGACGAGACGTCTTTTGGTATTTTAGAGCCACATGATGGCAAAGTTTATTCTCCAGATGAGATTGATTTGATGGTTGTTCCTGGAGTAGCCTTTACCGCATCTGGTAACAGGTTGGGCTTTGGTGGCGGTTATTATGATCGTTACCTAAAAAACTATAAGGGTCCTAAAGTTTCAATGGCATTGACAACGCAACTGGCTGAAGAGAACGAATGGGAACCAGAAGAATTCGATCAGCGAATAGATAAAGTGTTGTATTTACCGGGGATATAG
- the rpmG gene encoding 50S ribosomal protein L33 gives MRVNITLECTSCHERTYLTSKNRRHNPDRLELNKYCPREQKVTLHRETK, from the coding sequence ATGCGTGTCAACATTACACTTGAATGTACTTCATGCCACGAACGGACTTACTTAACTAGCAAGAACCGTCGTCACAACCCAGATCGTCTTGAATTAAACAAGTACTGTCCACGGGAACAAAAGGTTACATTACATCGGGAAACTAAGTAA
- a CDS encoding peptidoglycan D,D-transpeptidase FtsI family protein, whose protein sequence is MKENYKTVKFFDRIMNLFGSRTKKRQNAQSIIPFRLNMLLWIVGILLLALTIRLFYLQVLQGTSFKAEVKRSDTTTQTNNVQRGMIYDSQGNVLVGNQTHQAITYTKGANVTTDQLYQIANRLGKYVSVSNKNSRLTDRNEEDYYLADKERLKSVLKHVKTSDADSEDTKYDKALEYLSKHPDSWELTDQQKNNARIYAAMSGAYSLSTTYIKETGVSAKELAAVGEHLNEMPGVKIGTSWTRNYPQGTDIQSLTGTVSTTGLPSDEVNSLLAQGYSRNDSVGQSYLEKQFQSTLAGSKSQTEVTTDGNDVTKEKTKYPGKKGDNLVLTINSKFQKQVQSILKNNYSAAGNQYSTGVYAVVMNPNTGAIYAMAGIDRNPETGKETPDEIGAINHPITMGSVVKPAMVMGALMDGVITPTNNTLTDMPIKLAGTSSKGSWFNHGGSANMAINAATALEVSSNSYMMQLLMKEAGMKYTPNAQITMKPSIFAKARGYFNMFGLGVKTGIDLPGETSGYTGPADQKHIGSALDLSYGNYDGYTLIQLAQYMSTIANGGNRMRPYIVKEIRGTKANGQLGAVEYTTKPQVQLTIPASKADFDVVKQGLYQVVHGSNRYVTGKPLASVKPSVSGKTGTAETYYKSHSTTTLSFAGFAPSDNPQVVVALAIPGASNSDGGANLTMAKQIFEAYWKTVQSPKGFGD, encoded by the coding sequence ATGAAGGAGAATTATAAAACTGTGAAATTCTTTGATCGAATAATGAACTTATTTGGTTCACGTACCAAAAAGCGTCAAAATGCGCAGTCAATTATTCCATTCCGGCTGAACATGCTACTATGGATTGTTGGTATCTTGTTATTAGCGTTAACTATTCGACTGTTTTATCTTCAAGTTCTGCAAGGAACATCATTTAAAGCGGAAGTAAAGCGATCAGATACAACAACGCAGACGAATAACGTACAACGGGGGATGATTTATGATTCACAAGGGAACGTTCTTGTTGGTAATCAAACTCATCAAGCCATTACCTATACCAAAGGGGCCAATGTAACTACTGATCAGCTCTATCAGATTGCTAATCGTTTAGGAAAATATGTGTCTGTCTCTAATAAGAATTCACGCTTAACTGATCGAAATGAAGAGGATTATTACCTTGCTGATAAAGAGCGGCTTAAGAGTGTTTTGAAACATGTCAAGACTTCAGATGCCGATTCTGAAGATACTAAATATGATAAAGCTCTCGAATATTTGAGCAAGCATCCTGATTCATGGGAGCTTACTGATCAGCAAAAGAATAATGCCCGAATTTATGCGGCAATGAGTGGAGCATATTCCCTTTCGACAACTTATATTAAAGAAACAGGTGTTAGTGCTAAAGAGCTTGCAGCAGTTGGAGAACACCTGAATGAAATGCCAGGGGTAAAGATCGGCACGTCTTGGACTCGTAATTACCCACAAGGCACAGATATTCAATCGTTAACAGGAACTGTCTCAACTACTGGTTTACCAAGTGATGAAGTTAACTCACTGCTTGCTCAAGGATATTCTCGAAATGATAGCGTTGGACAAAGTTATCTTGAAAAGCAGTTCCAATCAACCTTAGCCGGGTCGAAGTCACAAACTGAGGTTACTACTGATGGAAATGACGTAACTAAAGAAAAGACTAAGTACCCTGGTAAGAAGGGTGATAACCTTGTATTGACGATTAATTCAAAGTTCCAAAAGCAAGTTCAATCGATTTTGAAAAACAATTACTCGGCTGCCGGAAACCAGTACTCTACTGGGGTATATGCAGTAGTAATGAATCCAAATACCGGTGCAATTTATGCGATGGCTGGTATTGATCGTAACCCAGAAACAGGTAAAGAAACCCCTGATGAAATTGGTGCTATCAACCACCCAATTACGATGGGTTCCGTTGTAAAGCCGGCGATGGTCATGGGGGCATTAATGGATGGTGTAATTACGCCAACAAATAATACCTTAACCGATATGCCAATTAAGCTTGCTGGAACTTCATCTAAGGGATCATGGTTTAACCATGGCGGCTCAGCAAATATGGCAATTAATGCAGCAACGGCCCTCGAAGTTTCTTCCAACTCTTATATGATGCAACTACTCATGAAAGAAGCAGGAATGAAATATACACCGAATGCGCAAATTACGATGAAGCCAAGTATTTTTGCTAAAGCGCGGGGTTACTTCAACATGTTTGGACTCGGAGTTAAAACTGGAATCGACTTGCCTGGTGAAACAAGCGGTTATACAGGACCTGCTGACCAAAAGCATATCGGTTCAGCACTTGACTTGTCATATGGTAACTATGATGGTTATACTTTGATTCAACTTGCCCAATATATGTCTACCATTGCTAACGGTGGTAACCGGATGCGTCCATACATTGTTAAAGAAATCCGTGGTACGAAAGCCAATGGTCAACTTGGTGCCGTTGAATATACAACAAAGCCCCAAGTTCAATTAACCATTCCTGCTTCTAAAGCTGACTTTGATGTCGTTAAACAAGGGCTTTATCAAGTGGTTCATGGTTCTAACCGTTATGTTACTGGTAAACCGTTGGCATCTGTTAAACCATCAGTATCTGGTAAGACAGGGACTGCCGAAACCTACTACAAGTCGCACTCAACAACTACGCTAAGTTTTGCCGGATTTGCGCCATCTGATAATCCACAAGTTGTAGTTGCTTTGGCTATTCCAGGAGCTTCAAATTCCGATGGTGGTGCCAACCTGACAATGGCAAAACAAATTTTTGAGGCCTACTGGAAGACTGTTCAGAGTCCCAAGGGTTTTGGTGACTAA
- a CDS encoding YfhO family protein, with protein sequence MFLYQHHRLYRRKILITSFLLPVILMACYFAYRQMTPFGKSSLLTVDLGQQYVDFFSYLRNTILHHPSSFFYSFSKGLGGEMFGTNAYYLLSPLNLILLFFPAQHLATGITIVTLVRYGLAGLSFAWLMQKTELQQGWRILAFSTVYSMNGWMIANQLNMIWQDALILLPLIIWGLLKLIYQNRVGTYIAWLAVILIDNYYMGWMIAIFTFLFFLWQTPALASWRQRGVIFLRYLGSSLLAAGISAVILLPTFYALMQSKGTYTETKIHSRFEYFAPKMLGKLVPGSFNFNQMPSGQPNIYIGMLLMLGACLYFFNNRFDLRRRLIGAAISIFFIFSFCYEPLDLLWHAGQFPVWYPYRFSYLFSFWCIYLAAKVLQPDFKIKKRSALILTLLIIAIYWYVGMLNLSYINSNQRNIGLCFALIAVSCLCIPRTNSPRLYDALLVLLAVCDISMSGYTALNKISYVSQPEFGNYTIALDKSVEKLKKHDPGFYRVAKTFMRTKDDPFQADFNSGDHFGSTLEPPIPAFMGAIGQPDGDGFVTYTNGTQVSDALLGYKYTMNARNTSAGQALPLSGFRPDWYSYPLVGSTSAVNLRENPHALPIAFGANAAILHLQRTTMDPLNYQSQIFQTLAGRPTLHSLFAVQNFNSVKFNNVQSAKQITGTIFRKQNLLKPASVQLEFIPPTNDSYYLTLGPNVEDNATITMNNKKFTQYDTFRNTVVINVAHDQKGQKILVNLQLKKATLWMQNVSIYQLKQRPFMASLKTLQESPLKISSYRSNRIVGTVNLQRNQRVLMTTIPAAKGWHVKVDGKPTTPQTVLNTFMAIPMSPGKHRVEFYYRPPFLILGLIITVLSLGLTGWWVKKEHQIKTIFD encoded by the coding sequence GTGTTTTTATATCAACATCATCGTTTATATCGACGCAAAATTTTGATTACAAGTTTCCTGTTACCAGTTATTTTGATGGCTTGCTATTTTGCATACCGTCAAATGACTCCCTTTGGCAAAAGCAGCTTATTAACCGTTGATCTCGGTCAACAATATGTCGATTTTTTCAGTTACCTTCGAAATACCATTCTCCACCATCCCAGTAGTTTCTTTTATTCGTTTAGCAAAGGGCTGGGTGGCGAAATGTTTGGAACTAATGCATATTACTTGCTAAGTCCATTAAACTTAATTTTGTTATTTTTCCCTGCTCAACACCTTGCAACTGGGATAACCATCGTTACACTCGTTCGATACGGTCTAGCGGGATTGAGTTTTGCCTGGTTAATGCAAAAAACGGAGCTACAACAGGGGTGGCGAATTTTAGCATTCAGTACAGTCTACTCAATGAATGGCTGGATGATTGCCAACCAATTAAATATGATTTGGCAAGATGCTTTAATACTTTTGCCGTTAATTATTTGGGGACTCCTTAAACTTATTTATCAAAATCGTGTTGGCACTTATATCGCTTGGCTAGCCGTAATACTGATTGATAATTATTATATGGGCTGGATGATTGCCATCTTTACTTTTCTATTTTTCCTCTGGCAAACACCAGCTTTGGCGTCATGGCGACAACGGGGAGTAATCTTTCTCCGCTATCTCGGTAGTTCGCTGCTTGCGGCGGGGATTTCAGCAGTCATTTTATTGCCAACTTTCTATGCCTTGATGCAAAGTAAAGGGACGTATACTGAAACCAAGATTCACAGCCGTTTTGAGTACTTTGCTCCTAAAATGCTTGGGAAACTTGTTCCCGGATCATTTAATTTTAATCAAATGCCAAGCGGTCAGCCCAACATTTATATTGGAATGCTATTAATGCTCGGTGCTTGTCTCTACTTTTTCAACAATCGCTTTGACCTTCGTCGTCGTTTGATTGGGGCAGCCATTTCTATTTTCTTTATTTTCTCATTCTGTTACGAACCATTAGATCTTTTATGGCATGCCGGACAGTTTCCAGTTTGGTACCCTTATCGTTTTTCCTACCTTTTCTCTTTCTGGTGCATCTATCTTGCAGCTAAAGTGCTTCAACCTGATTTCAAAATAAAAAAGCGCAGTGCACTTATCCTGACGTTGCTTATTATCGCAATTTACTGGTATGTTGGTATGCTTAACTTATCGTATATTAATAGCAATCAACGGAATATCGGCTTATGCTTTGCGCTGATCGCTGTTAGTTGCCTTTGTATTCCCCGAACAAATTCACCGCGCTTATACGACGCGCTTCTTGTTCTCCTTGCTGTCTGTGATATTTCTATGAGTGGGTACACGGCGCTTAATAAGATCTCTTACGTTTCACAGCCTGAATTTGGCAACTACACTATTGCTCTTGATAAAAGTGTAGAAAAACTAAAGAAACATGATCCAGGCTTCTACCGCGTTGCCAAAACTTTTATGCGAACAAAAGATGACCCCTTCCAAGCAGACTTTAATTCTGGTGACCATTTTGGTTCGACCTTAGAACCGCCAATTCCAGCCTTCATGGGTGCAATTGGGCAGCCAGATGGGGATGGCTTTGTTACGTATACTAATGGAACTCAAGTGAGTGATGCGCTTCTTGGTTACAAATACACTATGAACGCTCGGAACACTTCAGCTGGACAGGCATTACCCCTATCAGGTTTCCGTCCCGATTGGTATAGTTACCCATTAGTAGGATCAACTTCAGCAGTCAATCTCCGTGAGAATCCACATGCCCTTCCGATCGCATTTGGAGCTAATGCCGCCATCCTCCACCTTCAACGGACAACAATGGATCCGTTAAATTATCAGTCACAGATTTTCCAAACGCTTGCCGGTCGTCCAACACTTCATTCATTATTTGCCGTTCAAAACTTTAATTCCGTTAAATTCAATAATGTTCAAAGTGCTAAGCAAATTACTGGCACGATCTTTAGAAAGCAAAACCTGCTTAAACCAGCATCAGTTCAACTAGAATTTATTCCGCCAACCAACGATTCTTACTACTTAACACTCGGACCAAACGTTGAGGATAATGCCACAATTACGATGAATAACAAAAAATTCACCCAATATGACACCTTTCGTAATACGGTAGTAATCAACGTTGCTCATGATCAAAAAGGGCAAAAAATCCTTGTCAATTTGCAACTAAAGAAAGCTACACTTTGGATGCAAAACGTTAGTATCTATCAACTAAAGCAACGACCATTTATGGCCAGCTTAAAGACTCTCCAAGAATCTCCCTTAAAGATTAGTTCATACCGTAGTAATCGAATCGTTGGTACAGTCAATCTCCAGCGGAATCAGCGAGTATTGATGACTACTATCCCTGCTGCCAAGGGTTGGCACGTTAAGGTAGATGGTAAGCCTACTACTCCCCAGACCGTACTTAATACGTTTATGGCTATCCCAATGAGTCCCGGAAAGCATCGGGTTGAATTTTATTACCGACCACCATTCCTCATTCTTGGACTTATAATTACAGTTCTAAGTCTCGGCTTAACTGGATGGTGGGTTAAGAAAGAACATCAAATAAAGACAATTTTTGATTAG
- a CDS encoding HesB/YadR/YfhF family protein: MKLIITDAASQWFREEMGLEPGNGVKFYGKTYGQTEVHHGFSQGFTREDKPVDPILEVKKDGINYHIDSLDEWFFKDLITTVDYDPQVDGLVFHFQHEDGDTPDVAGFVNDADDHSDNKADASTGASQH; the protein is encoded by the coding sequence ATGAAATTGATTATTACTGATGCTGCAAGTCAATGGTTTCGTGAGGAAATGGGATTAGAACCTGGGAATGGAGTAAAGTTTTACGGCAAAACTTATGGTCAAACTGAAGTCCATCATGGCTTTTCGCAAGGATTTACTCGTGAAGATAAGCCAGTTGACCCGATTTTAGAGGTAAAAAAGGATGGCATTAATTACCACATTGATTCGCTAGATGAATGGTTTTTTAAGGATCTTATCACTACTGTTGACTATGATCCGCAAGTAGACGGACTGGTATTTCATTTTCAACATGAAGATGGCGATACACCTGACGTAGCTGGATTTGTTAATGACGCTGATGATCATTCCGATAATAAGGCTGATGCCTCTACTGGAGCATCGCAGCATTAA
- the greA gene encoding transcription elongation factor GreA, producing MAEEKTFPMTLEGKKKLEDELEEYRLKRRPEVIKRIKIARSYGDLSENSEYESAKDEQAMVESRIAQIENMLQYAEIIDNEDVDKDEVSMGRTITIQELPDEEPEEYQIVGESESDPFNGKISNESPMAKGLLGHKVGEVVEVEVPNGTIKLKIVKVD from the coding sequence ATGGCTGAAGAAAAAACTTTTCCAATGACCCTTGAAGGGAAGAAAAAGCTTGAAGACGAACTTGAAGAATACCGCTTGAAGCGTCGACCAGAAGTTATTAAGCGGATAAAGATTGCTCGTAGTTATGGTGATTTATCTGAAAATTCAGAATATGAATCAGCAAAAGATGAACAAGCAATGGTTGAAAGCCGGATTGCGCAAATTGAAAACATGCTTCAATATGCTGAAATTATCGATAATGAAGATGTCGACAAGGATGAAGTATCCATGGGACGGACAATTACTATTCAAGAATTGCCAGATGAAGAACCAGAAGAATACCAAATTGTTGGTGAATCAGAATCTGATCCATTTAATGGTAAGATTTCGAATGAATCTCCAATGGCAAAGGGATTACTTGGTCACAAGGTCGGCGAAGTAGTTGAAGTTGAAGTTCCTAATGGGACAATTAAGTTAAAGATTGTTAAGGTTGATTAA
- the udk gene encoding uridine kinase, whose protein sequence is MSIQQNKRPVVIGVTGGSGSGKTTVSNKIYDQLHGQAIQIINQDTYYNDQSDMTMDERKAVNYDHPLAFDTDFLIKQLTDLRSNKAIEMPVYDYTQYTRSDKTVHVEPTDVIILEGILILDDERLRDLMDIKVYVDTDDDIRIIRRIQRDMVERGRSLDSIITQYLATVKPMYHQFVEPTKRYADIIVPEGGENQVAIDLLSTKIRDILVKRGHTELR, encoded by the coding sequence ATGAGTATTCAACAGAATAAGCGTCCAGTAGTTATTGGTGTTACAGGTGGTTCCGGTAGTGGAAAGACAACGGTAAGTAATAAAATCTATGACCAATTGCATGGACAAGCGATCCAGATTATTAACCAAGATACTTACTATAATGATCAGTCAGATATGACAATGGATGAACGTAAAGCAGTAAATTATGATCATCCGCTTGCATTTGATACAGATTTTTTGATTAAACAGCTAACGGATTTGCGGAGTAATAAGGCGATTGAGATGCCGGTGTACGACTATACACAATATACGCGTTCCGACAAAACCGTTCATGTAGAACCGACTGATGTCATTATTTTAGAAGGAATCTTAATTCTTGATGATGAACGTTTACGGGATTTAATGGATATTAAAGTTTATGTTGATACAGATGATGATATTCGGATTATTCGTCGAATTCAACGTGATATGGTAGAGCGTGGACGGTCCCTTGATTCAATTATTACTCAGTACCTGGCTACGGTAAAACCAATGTACCATCAATTTGTTGAACCAACTAAACGCTATGCTGACATTATTGTGCCAGAAGGTGGCGAAAACCAAGTTGCAATCGACCTATTATCGACAAAAATCCGCGATATTTTAGTAAAACGTGGACACACCGAATTGCGATAG
- a CDS encoding C40 family peptidase produces MKSTTKKILASSLGVAGAMAMGTVTAKADATVTVNAGDSLNGIAQKYNVSADDIATANHLQNKELIFAGQKLTIPTKDKNETPANNTEKKDQANKNSQNLQDSVNKAMSYLGTPYVWGGNKPGGFDCSGLVQYCYGIPQRTTYEQQALGPHIHDNVLNAPYGALVFYGSDDAPYHVAISLGDGRIIQAPNENETVKITDQQYFPGNYYVVMH; encoded by the coding sequence ATGAAATCAACAACGAAGAAAATTCTTGCATCGTCGTTAGGGGTAGCTGGCGCAATGGCAATGGGTACTGTAACTGCTAAGGCTGATGCAACTGTTACGGTCAATGCTGGCGATAGTTTAAATGGGATTGCTCAAAAGTATAATGTTAGTGCGGATGATATTGCAACCGCTAATCACTTGCAAAATAAAGAGTTGATTTTTGCAGGACAAAAGTTGACAATTCCAACCAAAGATAAAAATGAAACACCTGCTAATAATACTGAGAAAAAGGATCAAGCCAACAAGAATAGTCAAAATCTACAAGATTCTGTTAACAAGGCAATGTCTTATTTAGGAACCCCTTATGTTTGGGGTGGTAATAAGCCAGGTGGATTTGATTGTTCTGGGTTGGTTCAATATTGCTACGGTATTCCTCAACGGACGACGTATGAACAACAAGCTTTAGGACCACATATTCACGATAACGTCTTAAACGCGCCATATGGGGCCCTTGTTTTTTATGGTTCTGATGATGCGCCATACCACGTCGCTATTTCACTAGGGGACGGTCGGATTATTCAAGCTCCAAACGAGAATGAAACAGTTAAAATTACTGACCAACAATACTTCCCTGGAAATTACTATGTTGTTATGCATTAA